The following DNA comes from Legionella sp. PATHC032.
AGTGCCAACTCCTCGCTACTAAAGGATTTTCCCTGCATGTCCATGGCGATAAGGCGAGCATTGGCAGGAAGCGCGTCTTTAATTAAAGCACTTTCCTTTTCTAGTATTCTTGCTAAATCTGAGGATTTATTTCGACGCAGCAAAGGGATTTCAGTAAGCCGTATCTGAATGCTGTCATGAAACCTCTTTGCGTATTCATTAACTCCTGAGTTAACCCAGTCAGGCATTTTATTGCCAAGAGCAATAATGGTAATTTTTAGCATAATTAATATCAGGAATTACTTGGGTGTTCTTCCCATAATCCTTCAAGGTTATAAAAATGTCTGCATTCAGGTTGCATGACGTGCAATATGATGTCTCCAAAATCAATTAAAGCCCAATCACCATGTTCTATTCCAGTAGAACTCAAGCAAGGCAGACCAGCAACTTTCATATCCTCCAAAACTTTTTGAGCTATCGATTTGACATGTCTGGATGAACGGCCTGAGCTGATGACCATAAAATCAGTGATTGTTGTTTGTTTATGCACATCAATGATTTTAATGTCTATCGCCTGAATGTCTTCAAGAGATTTTAACAGTTTTTCTAGCGTAGGATTTTTTTCAAGCATAACTAAGATATATTCCGTCAAAAGGGTT
Coding sequences within:
- the rlmH gene encoding 23S rRNA (pseudouridine(1915)-N(3))-methyltransferase RlmH — translated: MLKITIIALGNKMPDWVNSGVNEYAKRFHDSIQIRLTEIPLLRRNKSSDLARILEKESALIKDALPANARLIAMDMQGKSFSSEELALKLTQLQQISSHLCFIIGGPEGLSNEILTLCDERWSISKLTLPHPLVRIILLEALYRAWSIINNHPYHK
- the rsfS gene encoding ribosome silencing factor, which encodes MLEKNPTLEKLLKSLEDIQAIDIKIIDVHKQTTITDFMVISSGRSSRHVKSIAQKVLEDMKVAGLPCLSSTGIEHGDWALIDFGDIILHVMQPECRHFYNLEGLWEEHPSNS